A window of Silurus meridionalis isolate SWU-2019-XX chromosome 28, ASM1480568v1, whole genome shotgun sequence contains these coding sequences:
- the tasp1 gene encoding threonine aspartase 1 isoform X1, whose translation MEKAIKPTGCKGNASPVNYIRSLQNSNEQPLQIASKECTAVGFVLVHAGAGYHSESKAKEYKHVCKRACQKFLQAMERLREGALAVEAVTAALIELEDSPFTNAGTGSNLNLVGDIECDASIMEGKSFDYGAVGALSGIKNPVLVARTLLNEAQKGKLSAGRIPPCFLAGVGAQQWAVSHGIPPCPSEKMATKFSLSAYKRNKRKMEMAEKMEPEHNSFKRRRQSSGTVNEMVDLEEPSSLDTVGAVVVDQQGNVAAAVSSGGLAMKHPGRVGQAAQYGCGCWAENAHDARPYSTAVSTSGCGEHLMRTMLARECSTAMQADNAHQALLEAMQNKFIDSPFLASEDGVLGGIIVLRCCRCGEDHSSGNLPALLVEFLWTHTTESMCVGYMSANDRKARAHISRLPPGAVAGQSLAIEGGVCRLGGMRD comes from the exons ATGGAGAAAGCGATAAAACCAACAGGTTGCAAAGGGAACGCATCCCCAGTCAATTATATCAGAAGTTTACAGAACAGCAACGAGCAACCTTTACAGATTGCCAGCAAAGAGTGCACGGCTGTGGGCTTTGTGCTGGTGCATGCAG GGGCAGGGTATCATTCCGAATCCAAAGCCAAGGAGTATAAACATGTGTGCAAAAGAGCCTGTCAGAAA TTTTTGCAGGCCATGGAGAGATTAAGGGAAGGTGCCCTGGCTGTGGAGGCAGTGACTGCAGCTCTTATAGAGCttgag GATTCACCATTCACCAATGCTGGTACAGGCTCTAATCTAAACCTGGTTGGGGATATTGAATGTGATGCCAGCATCATGGAGGGAAAATCTTTTGATTATGGAGCAGTGGGTGCTTTAAGCG GAATCAAGAATCCAGTATTGGTTGCCAGAACACTCCTGAATGAAGCACAGAAAGGAAAACTTTCAGCCGGAAGAATTCCTCCCTG ttttttagcTGGCGTTGGAGCTCAACAGTGGGCTGTCAGTCATGGAATACCCCCATGTCCTTCGGAGAAGATGGCAACTA aatttaGTCTTTCAGCTTACAAAAGGAATAAACGAAAGATGGAAATGGCAGAGAAGATGGAACCAGAGCATAACTCCTTCAAGAGACGGCGACAATCAAGTGGAACT GTGAATGAAATGGTGGATTTAGAGGAGCCTTCGTCCCTGGATACGGTTGGAGCTGTTGTTGTGGACCAGCAAGGGAATGTTGCAGCGGCTGTCTCTAGTGGAGGTTTAGCTATGAAACACCCAGGGCGGGTAGGCCAG gcTGCTCAGTATGGGTGTGGCTGTTGGGCTGAAAATGCTCATGATGCGAGACCTTATTCTACAGCCGTGAGTACCTCAG GATGTGGAGAGCATCTGATGCGCACTATGCTGGCTCGAGAGTGCTCCACAGCTATGCAGGCTGACAATGCTCATCAGGCTCTTCTGGAGGCTATGCAAAATAAGTTTATTG ACTCACCATTTCTGGCAAGTGAGGATGGTGTTCTGGGTGGCATTATCGTTCTGAGATGCTGTAGATGCGGCGAGGACCACAGCTCTGGAAACTTGCCGGCCTTACTGG TGGAGTTTCTGTGGACTCATACTACagagagcatgtgtgtgggGTACATGTCTGCAAATGACAGGAAAGCTAGG GCTCATATATCCAGACTGCCTCCCGGGGCTGTGGCAGGACAGTCGCTGGCGATTGAAGGTGGAGTGTGTCGACTTGGGGGTATGCGTGACTGA
- the tasp1 gene encoding threonine aspartase 1 isoform X2 gives MEKAIKPTGCKGNASPVNYIRSLQNSNEQPLQIASKECTAVGFVLVHAGAGYHSESKAKEYKHVCKRACQKAMERLREGALAVEAVTAALIELEDSPFTNAGTGSNLNLVGDIECDASIMEGKSFDYGAVGALSGIKNPVLVARTLLNEAQKGKLSAGRIPPCFLAGVGAQQWAVSHGIPPCPSEKMATKFSLSAYKRNKRKMEMAEKMEPEHNSFKRRRQSSGTVNEMVDLEEPSSLDTVGAVVVDQQGNVAAAVSSGGLAMKHPGRVGQAAQYGCGCWAENAHDARPYSTAVSTSGCGEHLMRTMLARECSTAMQADNAHQALLEAMQNKFIDSPFLASEDGVLGGIIVLRCCRCGEDHSSGNLPALLVEFLWTHTTESMCVGYMSANDRKARAHISRLPPGAVAGQSLAIEGGVCRLGGMRD, from the exons ATGGAGAAAGCGATAAAACCAACAGGTTGCAAAGGGAACGCATCCCCAGTCAATTATATCAGAAGTTTACAGAACAGCAACGAGCAACCTTTACAGATTGCCAGCAAAGAGTGCACGGCTGTGGGCTTTGTGCTGGTGCATGCAG GGGCAGGGTATCATTCCGAATCCAAAGCCAAGGAGTATAAACATGTGTGCAAAAGAGCCTGTCAGAAA GCCATGGAGAGATTAAGGGAAGGTGCCCTGGCTGTGGAGGCAGTGACTGCAGCTCTTATAGAGCttgag GATTCACCATTCACCAATGCTGGTACAGGCTCTAATCTAAACCTGGTTGGGGATATTGAATGTGATGCCAGCATCATGGAGGGAAAATCTTTTGATTATGGAGCAGTGGGTGCTTTAAGCG GAATCAAGAATCCAGTATTGGTTGCCAGAACACTCCTGAATGAAGCACAGAAAGGAAAACTTTCAGCCGGAAGAATTCCTCCCTG ttttttagcTGGCGTTGGAGCTCAACAGTGGGCTGTCAGTCATGGAATACCCCCATGTCCTTCGGAGAAGATGGCAACTA aatttaGTCTTTCAGCTTACAAAAGGAATAAACGAAAGATGGAAATGGCAGAGAAGATGGAACCAGAGCATAACTCCTTCAAGAGACGGCGACAATCAAGTGGAACT GTGAATGAAATGGTGGATTTAGAGGAGCCTTCGTCCCTGGATACGGTTGGAGCTGTTGTTGTGGACCAGCAAGGGAATGTTGCAGCGGCTGTCTCTAGTGGAGGTTTAGCTATGAAACACCCAGGGCGGGTAGGCCAG gcTGCTCAGTATGGGTGTGGCTGTTGGGCTGAAAATGCTCATGATGCGAGACCTTATTCTACAGCCGTGAGTACCTCAG GATGTGGAGAGCATCTGATGCGCACTATGCTGGCTCGAGAGTGCTCCACAGCTATGCAGGCTGACAATGCTCATCAGGCTCTTCTGGAGGCTATGCAAAATAAGTTTATTG ACTCACCATTTCTGGCAAGTGAGGATGGTGTTCTGGGTGGCATTATCGTTCTGAGATGCTGTAGATGCGGCGAGGACCACAGCTCTGGAAACTTGCCGGCCTTACTGG TGGAGTTTCTGTGGACTCATACTACagagagcatgtgtgtgggGTACATGTCTGCAAATGACAGGAAAGCTAGG GCTCATATATCCAGACTGCCTCCCGGGGCTGTGGCAGGACAGTCGCTGGCGATTGAAGGTGGAGTGTGTCGACTTGGGGGTATGCGTGACTGA